One genomic window of Solanum dulcamara chromosome 10, daSolDulc1.2, whole genome shotgun sequence includes the following:
- the LOC129871271 gene encoding uncharacterized protein LOC129871271: MVYQDVMKVLVMKFYGLEQPKTSPNSPKVLAALGELPRQVLESFGKERQVGRIRKASKARYRYTQTSRSYYRRCCSGVSNSTCSWSVAESEYMRYDVSFEVRDFADRVVGIECQLCKRRHQPIGYYEVCHEFYTLI, encoded by the exons atggtgtaccaagatgttatgaaggtattggtaatgaaattttatggtttggagcagcccaaaacgtcaccgaacagccccaaagttttagccgcgctaggagagcttccgaggcaagttttggagagtttcggtaaag aaAGACAAgttggaagaataagaaaagctagtaaggcgcggtacag gtacACCCAGACAAGCAGaagttactatagaagatgttgcagcggggttagcaactccacttgttcctggagtgttgccgagtcagagtatatgcgctatgatgtttcattcgaagttagagactttgcagacagagttgtgggtatagagtgtcagctttgtaagcggcgtcaccagccGATAGGTTATTATGAAGTATGTCATGAGttttatacattaatttaa